CTGTATTATTATAAGTTTTGGTATTTTTAGTTCGTCCACACATTCCCCTGTTTGCAAAGCTTAATCAAGATCATTGAGCGCCGAGGGCGGTTGGTCTTTTGTAACAGAAACTTTGCTTTTAGGCGCAGTTTTTTTTGGAAGTTGTGGTTTATTATTTATAACTAAATCTTTGCTTTCAGGGGCAGTGTTTTTTTGCATATTTAAATAATCAACAATGAGCTGATTGTTGTTGTTTTTTACAGAGACATCAGCGCCAAAGGCGAGTAATAGTTTAACAATTTCTGGATACGGTCCGGCATAAAAAAGGGGCGTTTGTCCTTTGTTGTCCCGTACATTAGCACGTGCACCATGTTTGAGTAAAAATTCGGTTGATTTAACCCATCCCAGGATGACGGTAGCAAATAACAGGGTTTGATTATCATATTCTGGTATACGCCATTCTATAAAATTAACAAATGTTTTGTCCGCTTTTTTAAAAAATTGTTGTAACTGTTCAAGCATTTTTGTATCTGGTTTAGGATTAACAATATTTTTAGCAGCGCTTTGTAATTGTTCAATCATTCTTCTGTTTGATGTCTGGACAAGAAGTTCACGGACTTTTGAAAAATCCTGAAACACATCTGATTGCGGTGTCACGATATTAATAAAAGGGCGATTGCCATGTCGTTTATAATTATTAAATGATTGAAGAGGCGTTTCGAGCAAATAATCCCATGCTCTATAAGAAATTACAGGACTAATAAAACTAATTTTATTAGAGCCAAGGTCAATAATAAGATTGTATCCATATGCATTTTTATTTTGGAGTCCCCGAGAAATAGCCTCGCAATGCAAACCACCAGCATATACTATGACATGTTTTTTAGAAGTGCTTAATACATTAATAATAAATTCAAAATTCGCCATAAAGTTATACATAGTAGCTATGTTGCCTGATTCATTTAAATTTTTTTCTTTAAGCAATTGTTGTCTGAGCTCTTCTCCGGTAGCATTGCTATTGCGTTGTAAAATATTGCTAAAAATGGGCCTCGCTTTTGTTTCATAAATCTTTTTAAAATCAAGCCAATTTTTTTTTGCAACTTCATAGATCTCTGTATCTGTAATTTTAGATAAATCACAAAATTGTCGATCGGTATTTGTGTCGCACGGCGTATCATCAAAAAATGCATCTAAAGACTCTAGGAGCTCTTTAATGGTAATAGCATTAAGTGCATCAGATGAAAGACCGTGCTTAGAATCTATGTATGCAAGATTGAAAAGAGCACCGAAGGCTTTCTTCGTTCTATATGTATCGGAATTAATAAATGTAATAGTATTAGCGTCTTTGGATTCTTGTGATAAAATCTTACCGCCGTAAAGTAGAAAGTGTGTTTCTGCTGCAGAAACTTTTTCAGAGCCAGGTACAAATTCCCACAAAAGATCGATCTTTGCGTCCCCTGGTTGATTCAAAGTTCTTAATGCAGCCAGTAACGTTCGTTCTGTTGTTGATAACGCGTGTTGTTCGTCTACTTTCAAGAGACCTTCTTTGACTTTTTTTATCGATGGCCTTTTGGCAAAATCGGGTACCTTAATATGAAAATCGTATATGAAGTCGACACATTTTTTTATAGTTTTACCGTCTTTTTCAAGCGATATTAAGCGTTGGAATCGATAGGGATAGGAGAGGGTTATGAAAGAGTAACAGAGCAACATAATCGAAAAGAACGTAATTACTTTTTGTTTCAATAAACTCATACTGCCTCCCTTGCATTGTTATAAGTTTTGATATTTTTAGTTAGATCTATGTAAGTATATACTTGCACAAGTAAATTCAGCAAGTAATTATATTCGGTATATTTTTTTGTTTTTTGCAAGCTTAATCAAGATCGCGTAGAGTTGTTTGTGTTTTTTTGGTCGTTGATGCTTTTGGTTGGGATTTTGACCAGCCAATCCATCTGGCAAAAGATCTTTTTGTTTTTTCAAGCCATGCATACCAACCAAATGATGGTTTTTTAAATACGGGCTTGATTTTAGGTTTAGTTTCTTTTGGAAGCGGTGGTTTATTTTCAACTAAATCTCTGCTTTCAGCGGTAGTGTTGGCTTGCAAATCTAAATAGTCGATAACTGATTGATGAGCATTATTTTTTACAGAAGTGTCGGCGCCGGATTCGAGTAATAGTTTAACGATTTCTGGATATGGCCCTGCATAAAAAAGTGGCGTTTGCCCTTTGTCATCTCGTACATTAGCGCGTGCACCATGTTTGAGTAAAAAATCGGTAGATTTAATTAACCCCCGATTAACGGTAGCGAATAAAAGGGTTTGGTTATCATATTTTGGTATGCGTGCTTCTATAAAATTAACAAATGTTGTGTCAGCTTTTTTAAAAAATTGTTGTAACTGTTCAAGTATTTTTGTGTCTGATCTAGGATTGAAAATATTCTTAATGAGCTGCAATCGTTCAAGCGTTTTTGTGTTTGGTTTAGGGTCAAGGAGATTACAAAGTTGTACAAACTTCTTAAATACATCCGATTGCTCTGTCACAACATTAATAAAAGGGCGATTTCCATGTCGTTTATAATTATTGAATGATTGAATTGGTTTTTCGAGTAAATAATCCCATGCCCTATGAGAAATTGTTATACCATAAACGTTTGGTACATTGAAACCAAGGTCGGTGATAAGATTATACCCATATCCATCAAGATTTTTGAGCCATTGAGAAACCTTTTCGCAATGAAGGCCACCAGCATATACGATGACATGCTCTTTAGTTGAACGTAATATATTAATGAGAAATTCAAAATCTGCTATAGAATTCCCAAAAGATGTAAGTTGTAATACAAAGTCTTTGTTAACTGGTTTTTTAAATTCTTCAGCTAAATCTTTCACTGTGCGTTATCGTTACTTTGTAAGAGTTTTGTAAAAAAGGGAAGTATTTTTGTTTTATACTCATCTTGTAAAGCAGACCATTTTTTTGCCACCTTCTCGCGGCTCTCCGTGTCTTTAATGTTCATTAAATCGCAATATTGTCGGCTAGTGGTAATGTCGCAGGACGTAGTTTTGAAATATTCGGTTACACCAATCGGAATCCATGATAGTTCGGCTGTACTATGCATTGGCACAAGTTCTTTTCGCATTGCTTCGAATGCAAGAAAAATGAACGAGTTCTGCCTATACGTATCAGAATCTATAAATGTAATATTATTGGCTCCCGTAAATTCTTTTGAAAAAAGCCCTGCAGCATATTTTATGAATTTTTCGGCATTGGGATTAACGGACTGGGGTTCAGTGCTTTCCCACAAAAGATCAATTTTCCCCTCTACTCCACCCTTCTTCTTGGCATTACCACTCTCAAATTTTCGTTTATTCAACGTTCTGAATGCAGCAAGTAATGTTCGATCAGGAGTTGATAAAGCATGCTGCTCATCTAATTGCAATAACCCTTCTTTGACTTTGCTTATCGATGGTTTTTTAGCAAAATCATCGACTGCTATATGATGGTCATATATGATATCGACGCAGTTTTTTATATCTTGAGTATCTTTATCAAGTAATAATAAGCGTTGAAAGCGATAGGGATAGGGGAGGGCGGTAAAAAAACAGAACAACATAATCGAAAAAAACGTAATTACTTTTTGCTGCAATTTCATATGCCCGTTGGTATTGTTATAAGTTTTGATATTTTTAGTTTGCTCTATATAAGTATATACTTTTACAAGTAAATTCAGCAAGTAATTATATCCAATATATTTTTCTTATAGCAAAGCTTTCGTGCTTGTCTTTGTCAGTTACGAGTTCGATAACGGCGTACACTTTTTGCGTGACCGTACCGACTGTAGCGTGGGCGATGACCGAAAACATTTTGAGCTCAAGCTTTTGATCAAAAAGTGCTTTGAGTTCCGGCGTAACTTCGGTATACGGTTTGCCGAGCAACTGAGCCCCTGTCGCTTCCCATTCTTTTGCCCAGTCCATAGTTGGCTTAAGCTTTTTTGCTACGTCTTGAATGCGCTTATTATTTTGCTCGTCAGCAGCCGTTACCATTTTAAAACCAAAGAGCTGTGCCAATGATTGTGATAATGCCAGTGCTTGCAGGGGTGGTGTTTGTATATCGATAGAAAAAATATCGGTGATAGCTGGAATATTATTTTCTGCTTTTTCCGGCTTACTCAAAAATAATGGTAATTTTAAACTCTCTATTGCTAATAATTGGCTCACGTCATCAAGCGGTTTGTCCTCGCGTTGTTGCAGAAAACGCTCAAATGAATCATATACATTGCTACTTTTTGTAAATGGCTGGAGCTTTTCACCTATGAGCGTGAGTATTTTTTTTGCCTCTGCCGCAATAACAAACTTTTTTTCTTTCTGATTATACAAGCCATTAATATTAATTTTGCCAGACTCATTAGTGATATATACCAACAAGGTTCCATCGATGCCGTCGGTAGATTCTTTGAGTGTATAACTTTGCCAATGCGCTGCGTGTTCAAGATAGGCACCATATTTTTTTTGCAGCACTTTGTTTGGATCTGATTTTTCTTTTTCATCTATTTCTGGACTTAATTGACTGATGGCGATCTGGATACCGCTCAGGGCAAGCATGCGCGCTTGTTCCCGTTCTACAAATAATACGGACACTTTGTTTTGGGCAATAATGCCATTTGCAAAACGAGAAATTATTATGATACACACGGACATGATGAGTAATGTCAGTACTAAAATGTATCCCGAACGTGTTGTATGTAGAGCTTTGTTCACGTTTATGACCCTAGTGGTTTTTGTGGTAGTTTTGGCGCCTGCTCAGTAGGTGTTGGTCCAGCGCCCGCTGGCTTTTCTTCTGCAATTCTTTCTTGCGCTATAATAGGCAACTCAATAATAAAATTCCGTTCTTTGCGCAACACAGCATCATGCCATGTAATAGTAAGACTAATATAATCGGGAACGTGTTTTTTTATTTTTTTAAACTGTTCTTCAGATGACCATTCTGATACTGTTTTGTATTCTGTTTTTTCATCTTTTTTTTGCTCAGAAAAAACATATAATGTTAGGGTAATTTTTTTAATCCCCTGGGCAATATCATACGATTTTGTAGGTGTTGCTTTTTCTGGTTTGTACGCAAGCTGTGAGGATTCAGTGCGCGTGAGTGTGTATACGTTATCAGGTTCTTGTTTTAAAGCGTATGTTACACGTACAAGTCGTGGTGCGACTTCATCATAGCCAACTAACGGCGTCGTTGTTATAAACGTTAATTCTTGTAGCCCTGAATCTTTGCTTGTTGTATAAAATATTTTTTCTAATTCTTTTTTTTCTTCTGGTTTTGCAGGCGACGCCTGTACAGGTGCTACCTGTGCTGGCGCTGGTCCTGCTGGGAGTGGCACGGGTACGTAGATAGCAGAAATATCTTTTTCTAATTGGTTATAGAGTGGCATGATCATGGTATCTTTGATGAGTACTGCGTCAAGGCGTAGTGCAGCCTTTTGTATTTGATTAAATGTTTGATATACGGCAAACAGAATGACTGAACCTACGGCCATAGCAATTACCAGTTCTATTAAGCTAAACCCGCGCTTATTCATGCTTTTCTCCTGCATGTTTTATATATACAAGCTGGGATCTGCCCCCTAATGTGCTACGCAGTTCAACTTTATTAATAACAAGATTTTTTAGTTTTTTAAAAGCAGAGTCTTTGCCCAGTGGTTCTTCAGAATAGGTCAATATTCCTGCTTCAGTTTTCTTTTCTTCTGAAGATATTTTTGCATCAGATTCTTTTTTTTTGCGTTCTATTTCATAAAAAAAGTTTTTTACGTGCATGCAAGAACTGATTCTGCGCGACGCTCTTGCCAGCGTTGTTGTCAATGTTCCTTGAAGGGCGAGCAATGATGTCATGATCATTGCAAATACGGTCAGTGCAATAACAACTTCTACGAGTGAAAAGCCGTTAGGCTGAGGGCTTTTGGATTTCATCATATTTTTTAAACTGAAGCGTAAAAGGATTTAATACAAAACTCCACAACCCACTATCATTTCTTGCTGCGATATTAATTACAATTTGTTGGCCAACGCCTTCTGGTACAATATAAAACCATACTTTGTTGGTTTTTCCGCCCTTTAACTCGTCTGCGCCTTTTATATAAAAATTACGCAGATCATAATCGTCTGGCCACGCAATACTATTCTTGAGGTATTCTGATTTTATCGGCTCAAATACAAGATCACCACTGGCAGTTTTTGCGCCGGTCGTTTTTTCAATGATAATGATATCGTGAGCAACATCAAATAGAATGCGATGAACGGCGCCGGTTATCTGCGCATTGGTGTGCGCCATCTTGGTTAATACATTGAGCTGTGAGAAAAATGTATCAATTTTTTCGGTTTTCTTGGCAGAAAAACGCGGGATGGCGACAACACCAATGATCGCTATAATTGCGATAACAATAACAAGTTCTAAAAGACTAAAGCCTCTAGATATCCCAGACATTAATCCATTCTTCTTCTGGACTGCCTTCGCCATTCGGGCCCCATGAGTATAATTCATACGGATGTTTTCCACCTTTTGTCACGCGATAGACGAGATCAGTTTTGTAGCCATCACTGGTTATTTCTTTATCTATATAAGGACCTTCCCAGCGTTTTCCTATTTTTTCATCTGATGGTTTGTGTACCAACTCAGAAATACTATTGGGATAACTTCCCGTATCGCCATGAAAACTTGAAACAGCTGTATCTAATGTTTTTAATATACTTACCGTCGAATCTTTTTTTGCTTTTCTCGTGATCCCTAAATATGAGGGGATAGCTATCCCTGCAAAAATTGCCATGAT
The window above is part of the Candidatus Babeliaceae bacterium genome. Proteins encoded here:
- a CDS encoding prepilin-type N-terminal cleavage/methylation domain-containing protein, with amino-acid sequence MAKAVQKKNGLMSGISRGFSLLELVIVIAIIAIIGVVAIPRFSAKKTEKIDTFFSQLNVLTKMAHTNAQITGAVHRILFDVAHDIIIIEKTTGAKTASGDLVFEPIKSEYLKNSIAWPDDYDLRNFYIKGADELKGGKTNKVWFYIVPEGVGQQIVINIAARNDSGLWSFVLNPFTLQFKKYDEIQKPSA
- a CDS encoding ankyrin repeat domain-containing protein, with the protein product MKDLAEEFKKPVNKDFVLQLTSFGNSIADFEFLINILRSTKEHVIVYAGGLHCEKVSQWLKNLDGYGYNLITDLGFNVPNVYGITISHRAWDYLLEKPIQSFNNYKRHGNRPFINVVTEQSDVFKKFVQLCNLLDPKPNTKTLERLQLIKNIFNPRSDTKILEQLQQFFKKADTTFVNFIEARIPKYDNQTLLFATVNRGLIKSTDFLLKHGARANVRDDKGQTPLFYAGPYPEIVKLLLESGADTSVKNNAHQSVIDYLDLQANTTAESRDLVENKPPLPKETKPKIKPVFKKPSFGWYAWLEKTKRSFARWIGWSKSQPKASTTKKTQTTLRDLD
- a CDS encoding prepilin-type N-terminal cleavage/methylation domain-containing protein: MNKRGFSLIELVIAMAVGSVILFAVYQTFNQIQKAALRLDAVLIKDTMIMPLYNQLEKDISAIYVPVPLPAGPAPAQVAPVQASPAKPEEKKELEKIFYTTSKDSGLQELTFITTTPLVGYDEVAPRLVRVTYALKQEPDNVYTLTRTESSQLAYKPEKATPTKSYDIAQGIKKITLTLYVFSEQKKDEKTEYKTVSEWSSEEQFKKIKKHVPDYISLTITWHDAVLRKERNFIIELPIIAQERIAEEKPAGAGPTPTEQAPKLPQKPLGS
- a CDS encoding type II secretion system protein GspG, whose translation is MNMQSKSGFSLIELVIAITIMAIFAGIAIPSYLGITRKAKKDSTVSILKTLDTAVSSFHGDTGSYPNSISELVHKPSDEKIGKRWEGPYIDKEITSDGYKTDLVYRVTKGGKHPYELYSWGPNGEGSPEEEWINVWDI
- a CDS encoding ankyrin repeat domain-containing protein: MSLLKQKVITFFSIMLLCYSFITLSYPYRFQRLISLEKDGKTIKKCVDFIYDFHIKVPDFAKRPSIKKVKEGLLKVDEQHALSTTERTLLAALRTLNQPGDAKIDLLWEFVPGSEKVSAAETHFLLYGGKILSQESKDANTITFINSDTYRTKKAFGALFNLAYIDSKHGLSSDALNAITIKELLESLDAFFDDTPCDTNTDRQFCDLSKITDTEIYEVAKKNWLDFKKIYETKARPIFSNILQRNSNATGEELRQQLLKEKNLNESGNIATMYNFMANFEFIINVLSTSKKHVIVYAGGLHCEAISRGLQNKNAYGYNLIIDLGSNKISFISPVISYRAWDYLLETPLQSFNNYKRHGNRPFINIVTPQSDVFQDFSKVRELLVQTSNRRMIEQLQSAAKNIVNPKPDTKMLEQLQQFFKKADKTFVNFIEWRIPEYDNQTLLFATVILGWVKSTEFLLKHGARANVRDNKGQTPLFYAGPYPEIVKLLLAFGADVSVKNNNNQLIVDYLNMQKNTAPESKDLVINNKPQLPKKTAPKSKVSVTKDQPPSALNDLD
- a CDS encoding prepilin-type N-terminal cleavage/methylation domain-containing protein translates to MKSKSPQPNGFSLVEVVIALTVFAMIMTSLLALQGTLTTTLARASRRISSCMHVKNFFYEIERKKKESDAKISSEEKKTEAGILTYSEEPLGKDSAFKKLKNLVINKVELRSTLGGRSQLVYIKHAGEKHE